The Bernardetia litoralis DSM 6794 genome includes a window with the following:
- a CDS encoding WG repeat-containing protein, whose product MFTRSTFKKRSKNYQLNTSKNMRFLLLFILFFTLYFPSFSQNNNSENTRLPVRKDGKWGIIDQNSKIIIPIEYDFVEVEEFNYLLLKKNNNWIATDQNGKIIVPITENANEIKIIDSLLIAYKSKKENQENKYTFLSKNGTKTEANFDRIYKIKNSYALGYKNETKKYDLINPNAKILIESIDTAYFMNNSNIKIQSNIILAKRGKEEFLPNLKNETLAQRQLYNIKLLANGYISFGAGRPLGVADKDGNMIIEPKYASIVALSMDYLALKSPMAEWSLYDLKAKKEITEAEYSFFEVIEIESNKKTEIRITACKNGQCGVLDKNAKFILAPSYSQIYNLQNNLFVGKNDLNKWSILDTNGKKILTQNFDLVYDFTEFSPFTKVTTPEGDGIIDTNGKLILSPIYTGIDIFISKKNETIVFAYQNEKITVLEFDTKNSTKKKENIYSSFLALPSNYSKLDKPEVFTAQLANRLSTDYRWFKNPRTKKWHLLNKKREPAFKEGFDVISVEPIAGFTLGRNNVNGSLSAAALIDHKNGKIISQNKLFYAELEDFRTADVARAYADSVRENAILTREGLLVTQIAGMTIDSMTYFSENRLPIKAGGKFGIMDEKGQVILPPTYSMIMPFENGVAKVQLGKSFGIIDKTGNIILPLEYKYIGNFENNMALIVKNEKVGVTDTKGKILIEPQYERLSIENGIIRARKNGKWGIINTKNQPILSFEFQYISTFSENNAIIRKNNLWGFLSNQNNIPKVILEPSIKADFVNEVRNGMAKVSSGRYIEEDGYGTKNAFYKKNGIIKTNGNWVLEQKYSFIEDEIFETEPKNELVLIEENNKVGYADKTGQLIVEPLYENIQDNFSENYYAKKGISQVKKGNLIGYINHLGKEILPLEFSKVNDFYGIYDVKDAVTVAQKQNKKYGTIDRHNNVIIPFEYDFIGMDNRNDTLSFVKQNNKWGVINPFGKTVVPLNYSSVKYLQKTSTKEALIEVFLDSSVISYLDKKGKFNTENPNKNLIIAKQNGKFGVKTDPNSETFLINPTYDFIEEFGEIGKTSWAKIGIKDPKNSKQMLYGIIDNKGKLILNTDYLEIGIFSEGKIAVQQNHKSRDKQLFGYLDENGKKVIDFAYYKAFPFSDNMAKVDLSRAGTKWSYINEKGEVVIKSAYTSGSNFGEGMAIGENFLIDKAGKKISKLPYRNVNPIGNFENGIIALETEKGFIHIKKDGKALYSAYFDKITEFRNGIAFVKTGEKYQLLRRSTESPDTVRLNFSATAMRNYQLKFKKNRKIRTKYGETIVDLGFEKVDEGYWLMINESGNFVSPTRYEAVSILPTSTILTTSGVYGYADLDGKWILKPSFEARQYVQGFVIRLERAGKITYLGLDGKVIWEE is encoded by the coding sequence ATGTTCACTCGTTCAACTTTCAAAAAACGGTCTAAAAATTATCAACTTAATACTTCAAAAAATATGCGTTTTCTACTACTCTTTATTTTATTTTTTACTCTTTATTTTCCTTCCTTTTCTCAAAATAATAATTCAGAAAACACTCGTTTGCCTGTTCGAAAAGATGGAAAATGGGGAATTATTGACCAAAATTCAAAAATAATTATTCCAATAGAATATGATTTTGTCGAAGTAGAAGAATTTAATTATTTACTCTTAAAGAAAAATAATAACTGGATTGCGACAGACCAAAATGGAAAAATTATTGTTCCCATTACAGAAAATGCAAACGAAATAAAAATCATTGATTCGCTTCTAATTGCCTATAAAAGCAAAAAAGAAAACCAAGAAAATAAATATACTTTTTTATCTAAAAATGGTACTAAAACAGAAGCCAATTTTGATAGAATTTATAAAATAAAAAATTCCTATGCTTTAGGATATAAAAATGAAACAAAGAAATATGATTTGATAAACCCAAATGCAAAAATATTGATAGAAAGCATTGATACGGCTTATTTTATGAATAATTCGAATATCAAAATTCAGAGTAATATAATTCTTGCAAAAAGAGGAAAAGAAGAGTTTTTACCCAATCTAAAAAATGAAACTCTAGCTCAAAGACAACTTTATAATATAAAACTTTTAGCAAATGGTTATATAAGTTTTGGTGCTGGTCGTCCGTTGGGAGTCGCTGATAAAGATGGAAATATGATTATTGAGCCAAAATATGCTTCTATTGTTGCGCTTTCAATGGATTATTTGGCTCTAAAATCTCCTATGGCAGAATGGTCTTTGTATGATTTGAAAGCTAAAAAAGAAATTACGGAAGCAGAATATTCTTTTTTTGAAGTCATTGAAATTGAATCAAATAAAAAGACAGAAATAAGAATTACAGCTTGTAAAAATGGGCAATGTGGTGTATTGGACAAGAATGCAAAATTTATTTTAGCTCCATCTTATTCTCAAATTTATAACCTTCAAAATAATCTTTTTGTAGGAAAAAATGACCTCAATAAATGGTCTATTTTAGATACAAATGGTAAGAAAATCCTTACTCAAAATTTTGATTTAGTTTATGATTTTACAGAATTTTCGCCCTTTACAAAAGTAACAACTCCAGAAGGTGATGGAATTATTGATACAAATGGAAAGTTGATTTTGAGTCCAATTTATACAGGAATTGATATTTTTATCTCAAAGAAAAATGAAACAATTGTTTTTGCGTATCAAAATGAAAAAATTACGGTTCTTGAGTTTGACACTAAAAATAGTACAAAAAAGAAAGAAAATATTTATTCGTCCTTTTTGGCTTTACCTTCCAATTATTCAAAACTAGACAAACCCGAAGTTTTTACGGCACAGCTTGCAAACCGACTTTCAACAGATTATCGCTGGTTCAAAAATCCAAGGACGAAAAAATGGCATTTGTTAAATAAAAAAAGAGAACCTGCTTTCAAAGAAGGTTTTGATGTAATTTCGGTTGAGCCAATTGCAGGTTTTACGTTGGGCAGAAACAATGTAAATGGAAGTCTTTCGGCTGCTGCACTTATCGACCATAAAAATGGAAAAATCATTAGTCAAAACAAACTTTTTTATGCAGAATTAGAGGATTTTAGAACAGCAGATGTAGCACGAGCTTACGCAGATAGTGTACGAGAAAATGCTATTTTGACAAGAGAAGGGTTATTAGTTACTCAAATTGCAGGAATGACAATTGATTCGATGACTTACTTTTCAGAAAATCGTTTGCCTATAAAAGCAGGAGGAAAATTTGGAATTATGGACGAAAAAGGACAAGTGATTTTGCCTCCAACTTATTCAATGATTATGCCTTTTGAAAATGGAGTCGCTAAGGTTCAGCTAGGAAAAAGTTTTGGGATAATTGATAAAACAGGAAACATAATTTTGCCTTTAGAGTATAAGTATATTGGAAATTTTGAAAACAATATGGCTCTGATTGTAAAAAATGAAAAAGTAGGTGTTACAGACACAAAAGGGAAAATTTTAATTGAACCTCAATACGAACGATTAAGCATAGAAAATGGAATAATTAGAGCTAGAAAAAACGGAAAATGGGGAATCATAAATACAAAAAATCAACCTATTTTATCTTTTGAGTTTCAATATATTAGTACCTTTTCTGAAAATAATGCTATTATAAGAAAAAATAATTTATGGGGTTTTTTGTCTAATCAAAACAATATTCCAAAGGTAATTTTAGAGCCTTCTATCAAAGCAGATTTTGTAAATGAAGTCAGAAATGGAATGGCAAAAGTGAGTTCAGGACGTTATATTGAAGAAGATGGATATGGAACAAAAAATGCTTTTTATAAAAAAAATGGAATCATCAAAACAAATGGAAATTGGGTTTTAGAACAAAAATATAGTTTTATAGAAGATGAGATTTTTGAAACAGAGCCAAAAAATGAGCTTGTTTTGATAGAAGAAAATAATAAAGTTGGCTATGCTGACAAAACAGGGCAACTAATTGTTGAACCTTTATATGAAAATATTCAAGATAATTTCTCTGAAAATTATTATGCTAAAAAAGGAATTTCACAAGTCAAAAAAGGAAATTTAATTGGTTATATCAATCATTTAGGAAAAGAAATTTTGCCTTTAGAATTTTCAAAAGTGAATGATTTTTATGGTATTTATGATGTAAAAGATGCTGTAACAGTGGCTCAAAAGCAAAATAAAAAATATGGTACAATAGACAGACACAACAACGTAATTATTCCTTTTGAATATGATTTTATAGGAATGGACAACCGAAATGATACACTTTCTTTTGTTAAGCAAAATAATAAATGGGGTGTAATCAATCCTTTTGGAAAAACGGTCGTGCCTTTGAATTATTCTTCTGTCAAATATTTGCAAAAAACTAGCACCAAAGAGGCTTTAATTGAAGTATTTTTAGATTCTTCTGTTATTTCTTATTTGGATAAAAAAGGAAAATTTAATACAGAAAATCCAAATAAAAATCTAATTATTGCTAAACAAAATGGAAAATTTGGAGTAAAAACAGACCCAAATTCAGAAACTTTTTTAATCAATCCTACTTATGATTTTATAGAAGAATTTGGAGAAATTGGAAAAACTTCGTGGGCGAAAATAGGAATAAAAGACCCAAAAAATTCAAAACAAATGCTTTATGGAATTATTGATAATAAAGGTAAACTAATTTTAAATACAGATTATTTAGAAATAGGAATCTTTTCAGAAGGAAAAATTGCCGTTCAGCAAAATCATAAATCAAGAGACAAACAACTTTTTGGTTATTTGGATGAAAATGGCAAAAAAGTAATTGATTTTGCCTATTACAAAGCCTTTCCATTTTCGGATAATATGGCAAAAGTAGATTTGTCAAGAGCAGGTACAAAATGGTCATACATCAATGAAAAAGGCGAAGTTGTCATCAAATCAGCATATACTTCAGGAAGTAATTTTGGCGAAGGAATGGCAATCGGAGAGAATTTTTTGATAGATAAAGCAGGAAAAAAAATCTCAAAACTGCCTTACAGAAATGTAAATCCAATAGGAAATTTTGAAAATGGAATAATTGCCTTAGAAACTGAAAAAGGATTTATTCATATCAAAAAAGATGGCAAAGCACTTTATTCAGCTTATTTTGATAAAATAACAGAATTTAGAAACGGAATTGCCTTCGTCAAAACAGGAGAAAAATACCAACTTTTAAGACGTTCTACTGAAAGCCCTGATACAGTTCGTTTGAATTTTTCGGCAACAGCAATGCGAAATTATCAATTAAAGTTTAAGAAAAACAGAAAAATCAGAACCAAATATGGAGAAACAATTGTTGATTTAGGCTTCGAAAAAGTGGATGAGGGCTACTGGTTGATGATTAATGAAAGTGGCAATTTTGTTTCACCTACACGTTATGAAGCTGTTTCTATTTTGCCAACTTCTACTATTTTGACCACAAGTGGTGTTTATGGCTATGCAGATTTGGATGGAAAATGGATTTTGAAACCTTCTTTTGAGGCTCGTCAGTATGTACAAGGATTTGTAATTCGATTAGAAAGGGCAGGAAAAATTACTTATTTAGGATTAGATGGAAAAGTAATTTGGGAGGAATAG
- a CDS encoding carboxypeptidase-like regulatory domain-containing protein — protein MKKAHKIVIYSFLIFILGFINFNLLAQNNLLIKGKVIDSETKEILPFASIGIEGTSIGTASNTTGIFEFRLNPAWKDRFIICSFVGYQSFKIKVSEAFQYSQNNQLVFNLKPSESLKEVTISSKRVPKVDKIMKQVIKNLSKNYPQKSYNADFFYREYLKDSTAYVRLVEAALHVYDERSYLPIIYNYKNKVTGRIEIQNLEEDYFAQVKERRASYDYSKSKINNFFIDVEYGTKYNWIRKNQFIFDEEMYKKFDYELINLTSLGENAVYEIAFSYNGTIDRFRKLKGKLFVNNDDFAVLQLHFSYLPIGTMGGYNEKERYGYNIYLENEEHFYFKKYGEKENQKYLVSYQSLRSTEKYYESSESFEESVSEYFVEQLTVNVNLENPIPQELQDDSKLKEITYNSVFWENYNVLADSPLNIKIKADLEKRQSLEKQFEIKTQK, from the coding sequence ATGAAAAAAGCACATAAAATAGTAATATATTCTTTCCTTATTTTTATTCTAGGTTTCATTAATTTCAATCTTTTAGCTCAAAATAATTTATTGATAAAAGGAAAAGTAATTGATTCAGAAACCAAAGAAATATTGCCTTTTGCTTCTATCGGAATTGAGGGAACAAGCATAGGAACGGCAAGTAATACGACTGGAATATTTGAGTTTAGATTAAATCCTGCTTGGAAAGACAGATTTATTATTTGTTCTTTTGTTGGTTATCAATCTTTCAAAATCAAGGTTTCGGAAGCCTTTCAATATTCTCAAAATAATCAATTAGTCTTTAATTTGAAGCCTTCAGAATCTCTTAAAGAAGTTACAATTAGCTCAAAGAGAGTTCCTAAAGTAGATAAAATAATGAAGCAAGTCATTAAAAATTTATCTAAAAATTATCCTCAAAAATCTTATAATGCAGACTTTTTTTATAGAGAATATTTAAAAGATTCGACAGCTTATGTGCGTTTGGTGGAAGCTGCCCTACATGTTTATGATGAAAGAAGTTATCTTCCAATTATTTATAATTATAAAAACAAAGTAACTGGCAGAATAGAAATTCAGAACTTAGAAGAAGATTATTTTGCACAAGTAAAAGAAAGACGAGCTTCTTATGATTATTCAAAATCTAAGATAAATAATTTTTTTATTGATGTAGAATATGGAACAAAATACAATTGGATTCGAAAAAATCAATTTATTTTTGATGAAGAAATGTATAAGAAATTTGATTATGAATTGATAAACCTAACTTCATTAGGAGAAAATGCAGTTTATGAAATTGCTTTTTCATACAATGGAACAATTGACAGATTTCGAAAACTCAAAGGAAAATTATTTGTCAATAATGATGATTTTGCTGTCCTCCAGCTTCATTTTTCATACTTACCTATCGGAACAATGGGAGGATATAATGAAAAAGAACGCTACGGTTACAATATTTATTTGGAAAATGAAGAGCATTTTTACTTTAAAAAATATGGAGAAAAAGAAAATCAAAAATACCTAGTAAGTTATCAATCTTTGCGTTCAACAGAAAAATATTATGAGAGTTCAGAATCTTTTGAAGAGTCTGTTTCAGAGTATTTTGTAGAGCAACTTACAGTCAATGTAAACCTAGAAAATCCAATTCCACAAGAATTACAAGATGATTCTAAACTAAAAGAAATCACTTATAATTCTGTGTTTTGGGAAAATTATAATGTCTTGGCAGATTCTCCTTTGAATATAAAAATTAAGGCAGATTTGGAAAAACGACAGTCTTTAGAAAAACAATTTGAGATTAAGACTCAAAAATAG
- a CDS encoding polyamine aminopropyltransferase produces MDKNKPSSSSFTSFWTPSRTLKVALFATGLSGIVAEYILSTLATYFLGDSVKQFTLIVSVMLFSMGLGSRLSQFFKKNLIELFIACELILSVLVSFCSLLTYGIASVSEWIGIVIYTLSVLIGLLIGFEIPLVTRINENYEELRFNISSVMEKDYYGSLIGGAFFAFIGLPFIGLTYTPFILGIINFLVGILVLFTLTSLFAEKWQARLKVISLAILGVIVFGLISAKPVVRYGEQKRYKDKIIFEEQSRYQKIVMTQYKKDYWLYLNSHLQFSTFDEWLYHEPLVHPVMQFATKSESQSKKEGKLDILILGGGDGCAAREVLKYDNVNTITLVDLDPSMTKLGKESPIITKVNKNSLNNERVTVYNGDAFNFLTDSMVFYDVMIVDFPDPKTIEVNRLYTLEFYQLCYQHLRPQGIMITQAGSPYYAAKAFDCINKTMQRAGFETLPMHNQVLTMGEWGWIVGNKSLKTEDLKKVMQNIQIKDIETKWLNHDAMLQITSFGKNWKNTNNSKEDIEINTIHNPVLYRYYQDGSWYMY; encoded by the coding sequence ATGGATAAAAACAAACCTAGTTCGTCTTCTTTTACTTCTTTTTGGACTCCTTCACGGACACTCAAGGTTGCTCTTTTTGCAACAGGACTTTCAGGAATTGTAGCTGAATATATTTTATCAACTTTAGCCACTTATTTTTTAGGCGATTCTGTAAAACAATTTACCCTAATTGTTTCGGTAATGCTTTTTTCAATGGGCTTAGGAAGTCGTTTGAGTCAGTTTTTTAAGAAAAATCTTATCGAACTCTTTATTGCTTGTGAGCTTATTTTGTCTGTATTGGTTTCTTTTTGTTCCTTATTAACCTACGGAATTGCCTCAGTTTCTGAATGGATAGGAATTGTAATCTATACATTGAGTGTTCTTATTGGGCTTTTGATTGGCTTTGAGATTCCTCTTGTAACTCGCATTAATGAAAATTATGAAGAGTTGCGTTTTAATATTTCTTCTGTCATGGAAAAGGATTATTATGGCTCTTTGATTGGAGGTGCTTTTTTTGCTTTTATTGGATTGCCTTTTATTGGTCTTACTTACACTCCCTTTATTCTTGGAATAATAAATTTTTTGGTAGGTATTTTAGTTCTCTTTACTTTAACATCTCTTTTTGCAGAAAAATGGCAAGCTAGATTGAAAGTAATTAGTTTAGCTATTTTGGGAGTAATTGTATTTGGATTAATAAGCGCAAAACCTGTTGTTCGTTATGGAGAACAAAAACGTTATAAAGACAAAATAATTTTTGAAGAACAAAGTCGTTATCAAAAAATTGTAATGACTCAATATAAAAAAGATTATTGGTTGTATCTCAATTCACATCTTCAGTTTAGTACTTTTGATGAATGGCTGTATCACGAACCACTTGTACATCCAGTGATGCAATTTGCAACAAAATCTGAAAGTCAAAGTAAAAAAGAAGGAAAATTAGATATTTTGATTCTAGGAGGTGGAGATGGTTGTGCTGCAAGAGAAGTTTTAAAATATGATAATGTAAATACAATTACGCTTGTAGATTTAGACCCTTCCATGACAAAGTTGGGAAAGGAAAGTCCCATTATTACCAAAGTAAATAAAAATTCTTTGAATAATGAACGTGTAACAGTTTATAATGGCGATGCTTTTAATTTTCTGACAGATAGCATGGTGTTTTATGATGTGATGATTGTTGATTTTCCAGACCCAAAAACCATTGAAGTAAATCGTCTTTATACTTTGGAATTTTATCAACTTTGTTATCAGCATTTGCGTCCACAAGGAATTATGATTACACAAGCTGGAAGTCCCTATTATGCTGCAAAAGCGTTTGATTGTATTAATAAGACAATGCAAAGAGCAGGTTTTGAAACACTTCCAATGCACAATCAAGTCTTGACAATGGGAGAATGGGGGTGGATAGTTGGAAATAAATCTCTAAAAACGGAAGATTTGAAAAAGGTAATGCAAAATATTCAAATCAAAGATATAGAAACAAAATGGCTCAATCATGATGCAATGTTACAAATTACCTCATTTGGTAAAAATTGGAAAAATACTAATAACTCAAAGGAGGATATCGAAATAAATACCATTCATAATCCTGTTTTGTATCGTTATTATCAAGATGGAAGTTGGTATATGTATTAG
- a CDS encoding porin family protein, translating to MQTVTKSFSKFFFVLLLVVTISFSISFSSYAQSNTSLGIKGGINIANFRGEDVEDYDGRTAFNIGAVLNYSITEKAGLSFEADYSSQGAKLDMGTNEATTKLNYIRTTLLYNYFMGSNDMDIRPKLFVGPSLGFLLNSQNKVGDGDYVDYPDDTFNSTDFGIAFGAGLHVRVKEGIWFVPDVRYNLGLTDITKNNLFGSNSTRNGVLSINVGLTFPLN from the coding sequence ATGCAAACAGTCACTAAATCATTTTCAAAATTTTTCTTTGTTCTTTTACTTGTAGTAACGATTTCTTTCTCAATCAGCTTTTCTTCTTATGCACAATCTAATACTTCTTTAGGTATTAAAGGAGGTATAAATATTGCAAATTTTAGAGGCGAAGATGTAGAAGATTATGACGGCAGAACGGCATTTAATATTGGAGCTGTATTAAATTATAGCATTACCGAAAAAGCAGGATTATCTTTTGAAGCTGATTATTCTTCACAGGGAGCAAAATTAGATATGGGGACAAATGAAGCAACTACAAAATTAAACTACATACGTACAACACTTCTCTATAATTATTTTATGGGAAGCAATGATATGGATATTCGTCCGAAGTTATTTGTAGGTCCTTCTTTGGGTTTTTTATTAAATTCACAAAATAAAGTAGGAGATGGAGATTATGTTGATTATCCAGATGATACATTCAACTCAACTGATTTTGGTATTGCCTTTGGTGCTGGGCTTCATGTTAGAGTGAAAGAAGGAATATGGTTTGTTCCTGATGTTCGTTATAATTTAGGTCTTACAGATATTACAAAAAACAATTTATTTGGAAGTAACAGTACTCGCAATGGTGTTTTGTCTATCAATGTAGGTCTTACTTTTCCATTGAACTAA
- a CDS encoding S8/S53 family peptidase translates to MFSPNLFTNKAEAQTQFSKKSNYKLPKGITTDDIEAGRVWFTLKPEYKTAFESSNVLSRLITQRSSAPVNQLFPQTEARKQFKKTKKNKNISGVDMSLIYKVNLQENVSVFQMIDELMATGMVAIAEPVPANKMYYTPNDTEIARQNYLTTIKAFEAWEITKGDSTVLVGIVDSGFDFNHPDLIDKVYYNQNDPIDGIDNDEDGYIDNHYGWDFAGATVPDNSELIPDNNPQLPTAGVDHGISVSGCAAASTDNDLGIAGTGFNVKLVNTKHTPDDTPGSVSIYDGYSGVVYMAETGVKIINCSWGGAFPSQIGGEIIKSVVEDFGCLVIVAAGNDGQNVGQFPASYDGVISVASSTANDGASSFTNYDYSVDIMAPGSNIYTTVHSDASNGAYESTSGTSFSSPIVAGAAALTWAHRPELTPIQIGELLRITSDPIESALASKYQGKVGHGRLNMERALTEFPVAVRMTKFEFVNAEIGGIPYSGDEAFFNAEFVSYLAPSESDFQIKVEAVDNTLSVIDTDVIFEGVINTNETITTENQIRLQVDPSLENFGVITLRITYTQDGYEAQEFASVSVNPTFITIEKNNIKTSMDSRGTIGRHDESTIGDGFVYNDVQTLYELGFMMSSGTNKLANAARSTNENYDDDFRIIAPIAIIPSEEDEPTKLLWQTKFNDDGAVSTKLSVNTTQTIQVWTDEGAEDFVVVEYVFENTNNQDITDFYAGLYGDWDIGEESSNNQVVWKEEYHAAIISSKVQGMPRVGVSVLELFADKTTYSLISNDETYTGTPYGVYDGFTDNEKKAALKGHPDVTTLGTGIGTDVSATVSAGPYTIPAGEKIVIAFALAAGNSVADIETSVAKANELYTPSIEIESDDDDNDDDDDDDVTGIEYENELAKAIRIFPNPTSNEVNIDISALNSTQPIEFTVLNILGQQVIKTTLTQGQTTLKVDTLPAGQYILRFNNGTTIGTKTLIIK, encoded by the coding sequence ATGTTCTCACCGAACTTATTTACCAATAAAGCAGAAGCACAAACACAGTTTTCAAAAAAATCAAACTATAAGCTACCCAAAGGCATCACAACAGATGATATCGAAGCAGGTCGTGTTTGGTTTACACTAAAACCAGAATACAAAACAGCTTTTGAAAGTAGTAATGTACTTTCTAGGCTTATTACCCAGCGTTCAAGTGCGCCAGTGAATCAACTTTTCCCACAAACTGAAGCAAGAAAACAGTTTAAAAAAACGAAAAAGAACAAAAATATTTCGGGTGTAGATATGTCTTTAATCTATAAAGTAAATTTACAAGAGAATGTAAGTGTCTTTCAAATGATTGATGAGCTAATGGCAACAGGAATGGTAGCAATAGCAGAGCCTGTACCAGCTAATAAAATGTATTATACTCCAAATGATACCGAAATTGCAAGACAAAATTACCTTACAACCATCAAGGCCTTCGAAGCTTGGGAGATTACAAAAGGAGATTCTACTGTTTTGGTAGGTATTGTAGATTCAGGTTTTGATTTTAATCATCCAGATTTAATTGATAAAGTATATTACAATCAAAATGACCCTATTGATGGAATTGACAATGACGAAGATGGATATATTGATAATCACTATGGTTGGGATTTTGCTGGCGCAACTGTTCCTGATAATTCTGAATTAATACCAGATAATAATCCTCAATTACCAACAGCAGGAGTTGATCATGGTATTTCTGTATCAGGTTGTGCAGCAGCTTCTACAGATAATGATTTAGGAATTGCTGGTACTGGTTTTAATGTAAAATTAGTAAATACAAAACATACTCCAGATGATACTCCAGGTAGTGTAAGTATCTATGATGGCTATTCAGGTGTTGTTTACATGGCAGAAACAGGTGTAAAAATAATCAACTGTTCTTGGGGTGGTGCTTTTCCTAGTCAGATAGGAGGAGAAATTATAAAAAGTGTTGTAGAAGATTTTGGTTGTTTGGTTATTGTAGCTGCAGGAAATGATGGACAAAATGTAGGTCAGTTTCCAGCTAGTTATGATGGTGTAATATCAGTAGCTTCAAGTACTGCAAATGATGGTGCTTCAAGTTTTACCAATTATGATTATAGTGTTGATATTATGGCTCCTGGTTCTAATATTTATACTACTGTTCATAGTGATGCTAGTAATGGAGCGTATGAAAGCACTTCGGGTACTTCTTTTTCTTCGCCAATTGTAGCTGGTGCTGCAGCTCTTACTTGGGCGCATCGTCCAGAGCTTACTCCAATACAAATTGGAGAGCTTTTACGTATCACTTCTGACCCTATTGAAAGTGCTTTAGCTTCTAAATATCAAGGCAAAGTAGGACATGGACGTTTGAATATGGAACGTGCGCTTACTGAATTTCCTGTGGCTGTTCGTATGACAAAATTTGAGTTTGTAAATGCTGAAATAGGTGGAATTCCATATTCTGGTGATGAAGCATTCTTTAATGCTGAATTTGTTAGTTATTTAGCTCCTAGTGAATCCGATTTTCAAATCAAAGTAGAAGCTGTTGATAACACATTGTCAGTTATAGATACTGATGTTATTTTTGAAGGTGTAATCAATACAAATGAAACTATCACTACTGAAAATCAGATTAGATTACAAGTTGATCCTAGCTTAGAAAATTTTGGTGTAATTACATTGCGTATCACTTATACACAAGATGGATATGAAGCTCAAGAATTTGCATCAGTTTCTGTAAACCCTACTTTTATTACTATTGAAAAAAATAATATCAAAACTTCAATGGATAGTAGAGGTACAATTGGAAGACATGATGAATCAACTATTGGAGATGGATTTGTCTATAACGATGTACAAACTCTTTATGAATTAGGATTTATGATGAGCTCTGGAACTAACAAATTAGCAAACGCAGCTCGTTCTACAAATGAGAATTATGACGATGATTTCAGAATTATTGCTCCTATTGCTATTATTCCATCAGAAGAAGATGAGCCTACTAAGTTATTATGGCAAACAAAATTTAATGATGATGGTGCAGTAAGTACAAAACTTTCTGTAAATACAACACAGACTATACAAGTTTGGACAGACGAAGGAGCTGAAGATTTTGTAGTTGTAGAATATGTATTTGAAAATACAAATAATCAAGATATTACTGATTTCTATGCTGGTTTGTATGGTGATTGGGATATTGGAGAAGAATCAAGCAATAATCAAGTAGTATGGAAAGAAGAATATCATGCTGCTATTATTTCTTCAAAAGTACAAGGAATGCCTAGAGTTGGAGTAAGTGTTTTAGAATTATTTGCTGATAAAACTACCTATTCATTGATTTCAAATGATGAAACTTATACAGGAACACCTTATGGAGTCTATGATGGATTTACTGACAATGAGAAAAAAGCTGCACTAAAAGGACACCCAGACGTAACTACTCTAGGAACAGGAATAGGAACTGATGTAAGTGCAACTGTTTCGGCAGGTCCTTATACGATTCCAGCAGGAGAAAAAATTGTTATTGCATTTGCATTAGCTGCAGGAAATAGTGTTGCTGATATAGAAACATCTGTAGCAAAAGCAAACGAACTTTATACGCCTTCTATCGAAATAGAAAGTGATGACGATGATAATGATGACGACGATGATGACGATGTTACAGGAATCGAATATGAAAACGAACTTGCAAAAGCTATTCGTATATTCCCTAATCCTACTTCTAATGAAGTAAACATTGATATTAGTGCTTTGAATAGTACTCAACCTATTGAATTTACAGTTTTAAATATTTTAGGACAACAAGTTATCAAAACTACTCTTACTCAAGGACAAACTACTCTTAAAGTAGATACACTCCCAGCAGGACAGTATATTTTGAGATTCAATAATGGAACAACAATAGGAACTAAAACATTAATTATTAAATAA